Proteins from one Arsenophonus apicola genomic window:
- a CDS encoding YscW family type III secretion system pilotin produces the protein MKHYAILIAIGCLTGCIHYQPNDPLQTVVTGKVTLPVRLYKTAEVNIRFYAQKNGRLLLMNQLQYRLDLLPLVFTFTAPEIYQAQQKIYLQATLAWSDSQFVQATYQQVIENQTKLTINLRPKACYPDCRY, from the coding sequence ATGAAGCATTATGCCATATTGATTGCTATAGGCTGTTTAACCGGCTGTATTCATTATCAGCCCAATGATCCGTTACAAACCGTTGTAACGGGTAAAGTCACGTTGCCGGTGCGATTATATAAAACAGCAGAGGTTAATATTCGCTTTTACGCGCAAAAAAATGGGCGGTTATTGCTAATGAATCAGTTACAGTACCGTTTGGATTTACTACCGCTCGTTTTTACTTTTACTGCCCCTGAAATCTACCAAGCACAGCAAAAAATTTATCTTCAGGCAACCTTAGCTTGGTCGGATAGTCAATTTGTTCAGGCAACTTATCAGCAAGTTATCGAAAATCAAACAAAGCTCACTATCAATTTGCGACCGAAAGCCTGTTATCCGGATTGTCGATACTAG
- a CDS encoding type III secretion system chaperone, producing the protein MDVKDCIDQIFGQFSQKYQLPLLMLNQEGIAALRFDEKLQVCCIFLQEQELLALQIDIADLSEVSEGIFRQLASFNRYWYQFNLHFGFDESSLKIQLYSQLTIANLTLDKFEHCLTSILDHAEFWQELLCEPVKKSVYKGQFQGMKV; encoded by the coding sequence ATGGATGTTAAAGATTGCATTGATCAAATTTTTGGCCAGTTTAGTCAGAAATATCAATTGCCACTATTGATGCTAAATCAAGAAGGAATTGCGGCTTTACGCTTTGATGAAAAATTACAGGTTTGTTGTATCTTTCTACAGGAACAAGAGTTGCTGGCGTTACAGATAGATATTGCTGATTTATCAGAAGTTAGTGAGGGAATTTTTCGTCAGTTGGCAAGCTTTAATCGCTATTGGTATCAATTTAATCTGCATTTTGGTTTCGACGAAAGCAGTTTAAAAATACAATTATATAGTCAACTAACGATTGCCAATTTGACATTAGATAAATTTGAACATTGTTTGACGTCAATACTCGATCATGCTGAATTTTGGCAGGAATTATTGTGTGAACCAGTAAAAAAGTCAGTTTATAAAGGTCAATTTCAAGGAATGAAGGTGTAA
- the sctB gene encoding type III secretion system translocon subunit SctB yields the protein MATINNNVHQRPLANTHDAAPVVKSTATKKSEAVNKVEIQTLPKTQPTAKQSTDSVKLAAPKLDLINASQLLSTATQMMDCIALLVKAQQQVRQSNDAVATNQATAVAESQKKQAQEMDKNSDWQLALSIVSGVLNFGMSALSAISAFKANKTQQQKNTLQQSINERTELVKSKTSQLKDKTLSVKQKDNLKVEIAKLKDLNKADNLQLKMLNDASAASQKWFDLANSALQQGSTYVDKFSGAKEIKTQQTVTQEQAKESSAQQVQQKSRNETDYLNGLSTKLNQLMIQLSQGQTQALRAATPAA from the coding sequence ATGGCTACTATCAATAATAATGTGCATCAACGTCCACTGGCTAATACTCACGATGCCGCACCCGTGGTAAAGAGTACAGCGACAAAAAAAAGTGAGGCAGTAAACAAAGTTGAGATACAGACGTTACCAAAAACTCAGCCAACGGCAAAACAATCAACTGACAGTGTCAAATTAGCCGCGCCTAAATTGGATCTAATTAATGCCAGTCAATTGTTAAGTACTGCCACGCAAATGATGGATTGTATTGCTTTGCTGGTTAAAGCCCAGCAACAGGTTCGCCAATCAAATGATGCCGTTGCCACTAATCAGGCTACCGCGGTAGCCGAAAGTCAGAAAAAACAAGCGCAGGAGATGGACAAAAACTCGGATTGGCAGTTAGCCTTATCCATTGTTTCCGGGGTATTAAACTTTGGCATGTCAGCATTAAGTGCAATATCGGCTTTTAAAGCCAATAAAACTCAACAGCAGAAAAATACGTTACAGCAATCAATTAATGAACGTACCGAACTGGTTAAGAGCAAAACCAGTCAACTGAAGGATAAGACATTATCAGTCAAGCAAAAAGATAATTTGAAAGTTGAAATAGCTAAATTAAAGGATCTGAATAAAGCTGATAACCTGCAATTGAAAATGTTGAATGATGCTAGCGCTGCGAGTCAAAAGTGGTTTGATTTAGCTAACTCGGCGCTTCAGCAAGGAAGCACATACGTTGATAAATTTAGTGGCGCCAAGGAGATAAAAACTCAACAGACTGTCACGCAAGAACAAGCAAAAGAAAGTAGTGCTCAGCAAGTGCAGCAAAAAAGTCGTAATGAAACCGATTATTTAAATGGTTTAAGCACTAAACTTAACCAGTTGATGATTCAACTTTCTCAAGGACAAACTCAGGCATTACGTGCTGCCACTCCAGCTGCTTAA
- the sctE gene encoding type III secretion system translocon subunit SctE yields the protein MSTITTKPDTSSVQNLVNNSPITPITKKSTPNIALEKSPALSAAKPSLQPNRVLLPEPNANLAAKSTNSDTLLAKLNVLQQEVVPAIDVKSSLKLLSLALTSPASFEVELSKVTSELKTNQQKLKLEDIQRIKQQNALKMDENQTKIQESEDAVKQSQKSGLAAKIFGWISTAVSAVVGAILVATGVGAVAGALMIAGAVASAANQIVQEAAAAGLISPETMKWLGPTLMGIQIAVGIASIAVSFGGPAATAIAQVGAKIGGKAAEVTAKLPAMVSSGVTATTQSVANNVKTGLEVGNLVADVGETASQLASSITHSIASDKIADAKMLESVMTMSQSILDKLNSELAKMTDDYQQVMETLAQMIHEKGEVLRELAVRPKTI from the coding sequence ATGAGCACAATCACCACTAAACCCGATACCAGTAGTGTTCAAAACCTAGTTAATAATAGCCCTATTACGCCAATAACAAAAAAGAGCACACCTAATATTGCATTGGAAAAAAGTCCGGCTTTATCAGCAGCAAAGCCATCGTTGCAACCTAATCGAGTGTTATTGCCAGAACCCAATGCTAATTTGGCTGCAAAATCAACCAATAGTGACACACTGTTAGCAAAATTGAATGTTTTGCAACAGGAGGTGGTTCCGGCTATTGATGTGAAATCATCACTGAAGCTACTTTCGCTGGCATTAACTTCACCTGCCTCGTTTGAGGTGGAATTAAGTAAAGTGACTAGTGAATTAAAAACTAATCAGCAAAAATTGAAATTAGAAGATATTCAACGTATTAAACAGCAAAATGCGTTAAAAATGGATGAAAATCAAACCAAAATCCAAGAATCAGAAGATGCAGTAAAGCAGTCGCAAAAATCGGGTTTGGCCGCCAAAATTTTTGGTTGGATCAGTACTGCTGTTTCTGCCGTTGTCGGTGCTATTTTGGTCGCAACGGGAGTTGGAGCGGTGGCTGGCGCTTTAATGATTGCCGGTGCGGTGGCCAGTGCGGCTAACCAAATTGTCCAAGAAGCGGCTGCTGCCGGTTTGATTAGCCCTGAAACGATGAAATGGTTAGGGCCGACCTTGATGGGAATACAGATTGCAGTGGGTATTGCTTCCATTGCGGTCAGTTTTGGTGGGCCAGCGGCGACAGCCATTGCCCAAGTTGGCGCCAAAATTGGTGGTAAGGCAGCTGAGGTTACCGCTAAATTGCCTGCTATGGTCTCTTCCGGTGTAACGGCGACAACTCAGTCGGTGGCCAATAATGTTAAGACTGGTTTAGAGGTTGGTAATTTAGTCGCTGATGTCGGAGAAACTGCGTCACAATTGGCCAGTTCCATCACGCATAGTATTGCCAGTGACAAAATAGCCGATGCTAAAATGCTCGAAAGTGTGATGACCATGAGTCAAAGTATTTTAGATAAACTCAATAGTGAGTTAGCAAAAATGACCGATGATTATCAGCAGGTGATGGAAACACTGGCGCAGATGATCCATGAAAAAGGGGAAGTATTGCGTGAGTTAGCAGTGCGCCCGAAAACAATTTAA
- a CDS encoding SycD/LcrH family type III secretion system chaperone, translated as MEQQMETTTGKMEHEIESFLTCGGTLAMLKEVSAEELEQFYTLAYNLYQSGKQQDAMAVFQLLCMLDHYDSRFFLGLGACRQATENWSAALETYSFATFLDVNDPRFPFHAAECLMQLNDFDGAQCGFESARLLATDKPEYEDIVLQAETMLEVINIKREQQNEHNHH; from the coding sequence ATGGAACAGCAAATGGAAACCACAACAGGCAAAATGGAACATGAAATTGAGTCTTTTCTGACTTGCGGTGGCACCCTCGCGATGTTGAAAGAGGTTTCTGCTGAAGAGTTAGAGCAATTTTATACCCTGGCTTATAACCTTTATCAATCGGGTAAACAACAAGATGCAATGGCGGTATTTCAACTGCTTTGTATGTTAGATCACTATGATAGTCGTTTCTTTTTAGGTTTGGGGGCTTGCCGCCAAGCGACAGAGAATTGGAGCGCGGCATTAGAAACTTATAGCTTCGCTACTTTTTTAGATGTTAATGATCCCCGTTTTCCGTTTCACGCCGCCGAATGTTTAATGCAATTGAATGATTTCGATGGCGCACAATGTGGTTTTGAATCGGCGCGTTTATTAGCGACCGATAAGCCGGAATATGAAGATATTGTCTTACAGGCTGAAACCATGTTGGAAGTGATTAATATAAAAAGGGAGCAGCAAAATGAGCACAATCACCACTAA
- a CDS encoding virulence-associated V antigen, with protein sequence MATINGSSNNVTNQNYINNLLVPTTTTPDINKITNAIINKLAQLGVRVELDQSVAGGKQTLDANVPAERDKLEQLFSQIFQLAQPRNIKNSTDAENDIQDFMAKLDSQRQGASLVSANMLLTVIESYFSYASLDEDIIAVFAKNMVYHDDKRKELKTELEEISAEMKVYSVIQSEINSALSAASSQTINTDQNGINIMNYQLYGYSSVAEFKTKAEYQFLQKIAPSSTTVTIKQFLLSADKKSGAMSRVENSYKYDKDNNRLANFSTMVSDRSRPLSDSISEKTTRLNDISGRYNAAIEALNRFIQKYDSVIQDILRAI encoded by the coding sequence ATGGCTACAATAAATGGATCATCTAATAACGTAACAAATCAAAATTATATCAATAATCTTTTGGTACCAACAACCACCACGCCAGATATTAATAAAATAACCAATGCAATTATCAATAAATTAGCTCAATTGGGCGTAAGAGTAGAATTAGATCAATCGGTTGCCGGTGGTAAGCAAACGTTGGATGCTAATGTTCCTGCTGAGAGGGATAAATTAGAACAATTATTTAGTCAGATTTTTCAATTAGCGCAGCCACGAAATATAAAAAATTCAACTGATGCTGAAAATGATATTCAAGATTTTATGGCAAAGTTAGATAGTCAGCGACAAGGTGCTTCCTTGGTATCGGCAAATATGCTGTTAACAGTGATAGAAAGCTACTTTTCTTATGCCAGTCTGGATGAAGATATTATTGCTGTGTTTGCTAAAAACATGGTCTATCACGATGATAAACGTAAAGAATTAAAAACTGAATTGGAAGAAATTTCCGCTGAGATGAAAGTTTATAGTGTTATTCAGTCGGAAATTAATAGCGCATTATCAGCAGCCAGTTCACAAACAATTAATACCGATCAAAATGGTATCAATATAATGAATTACCAGCTTTATGGCTATTCATCAGTGGCAGAATTTAAAACGAAAGCTGAATACCAGTTCTTGCAAAAAATCGCCCCATCCTCAACCACGGTAACGATAAAACAGTTTTTACTCAGTGCCGATAAAAAGAGTGGTGCAATGAGTCGGGTAGAGAATTCTTATAAATATGATAAGGATAATAATCGTCTGGCTAATTTTTCTACTATGGTCAGTGATCGTTCTCGGCCATTGTCTGACAGTATCAGTGAAAAAACCACTCGATTGAATGATATTAGTGGACGTTATAACGCTGCCATCGAAGCACTCAATCGTTTTATTCAAAAATATGACTCAGTTATCCAGGATATTCTGAGAGCAATTTAA
- a CDS encoding tetratricopeptide repeat protein, protein MILDPITQNALLLQGWLALQYGQLARSQILLEALLKMAPDDYQARKMLIVVLLKLDLPEQVLIHCTKLKNANINEAELWLCESQAYLMMEQQEKAQQAYHNYLLWKSN, encoded by the coding sequence TTGATTTTAGATCCCATTACCCAAAATGCCTTATTACTGCAAGGATGGTTAGCACTGCAATATGGCCAGTTGGCTCGTAGTCAAATATTGCTTGAAGCCTTGTTAAAAATGGCGCCAGATGATTATCAAGCCAGAAAAATGCTTATTGTGGTGTTATTAAAACTTGATCTGCCTGAACAGGTACTGATCCATTGCACAAAGCTAAAAAACGCTAACATCAATGAGGCTGAACTATGGCTATGTGAATCACAGGCCTATTTGATGATGGAACAACAGGAAAAGGCGCAACAGGCCTATCACAATTATCTGTTATGGAAATCTAATTGA
- the sctN gene encoding type III secretion system ATPase SctN produces MQSKLKLYSIPEKMLAALRTCRPVLLRGRVTAVTGTLITAQLPGVKVGELCKLYNSDTGESLTAEIIGFKQQQAILTPFGDTRGLSIYTEVCPTGTRHLVGVGRHLLGKVLDGLGNPFTAENYIEPEQWYPIYRDAPAPMQRKLIEKSLSLGIRAIDGLLTCAEGQRMGIFAAAGGGKSTLLASLIRGAEVDVIVLALIGERGREVREFIEEDLGEEGLKRSVLIVATSDRPAIERAKAGFVATSIAEYFRDQNMRVLLLMDSVTRFARAQREIGLAAGEPPTRRGFPPSVFAELPRLMERAGQSDKGSITALYTVLVEGDDMTEPIADETRSILDGHIILSRKLAAASHYPAIDVLRSASRVMDRVISQKHQQQAQQLRKWLAKYEEIELLLQIGEYQPGNDPLADEAIKRYPQIQSWLCQSTDEKSCYEQTLNQLDVINQ; encoded by the coding sequence ATGCAAAGCAAGCTTAAACTTTATTCTATTCCAGAAAAAATGCTAGCGGCACTGAGAACATGCCGGCCAGTACTGCTAAGAGGACGTGTAACGGCAGTTACAGGTACCTTGATCACAGCCCAACTGCCTGGCGTTAAAGTGGGTGAGCTATGCAAATTATACAATAGCGATACTGGAGAGTCGTTAACTGCCGAGATCATTGGTTTTAAACAACAACAAGCTATTCTTACTCCGTTTGGTGATACACGTGGTTTATCCATTTATACGGAAGTGTGCCCAACAGGAACCCGTCACTTAGTTGGCGTTGGCCGTCATCTATTAGGCAAAGTACTTGATGGATTAGGTAATCCCTTTACGGCAGAAAATTATATTGAGCCTGAACAATGGTATCCTATCTATCGTGATGCCCCCGCCCCCATGCAGCGAAAATTAATCGAAAAATCACTTTCTCTGGGTATAAGAGCGATTGATGGCTTATTAACCTGTGCAGAAGGGCAAAGAATGGGCATTTTTGCTGCTGCTGGCGGTGGCAAAAGTACTCTGCTAGCCTCTCTCATTCGAGGTGCTGAGGTGGATGTGATTGTCTTGGCATTGATTGGTGAACGTGGGCGCGAAGTGCGCGAATTTATTGAAGAAGATTTAGGCGAAGAAGGATTAAAGCGCAGCGTTTTAATTGTAGCAACTTCTGATCGCCCAGCCATTGAACGCGCCAAAGCCGGTTTTGTCGCAACCAGTATCGCTGAATATTTTCGTGACCAAAATATGCGCGTATTGTTGTTAATGGATTCGGTTACCCGTTTTGCCAGAGCGCAACGAGAAATCGGACTTGCTGCTGGTGAACCACCAACCCGACGAGGTTTTCCACCTTCCGTTTTTGCTGAACTGCCACGCTTAATGGAGCGTGCCGGCCAGTCTGATAAAGGTTCGATCACTGCCCTTTATACGGTGTTGGTTGAAGGCGATGATATGACTGAACCAATTGCCGATGAAACCCGTTCAATTTTAGATGGACATATTATTCTGTCACGAAAATTGGCCGCAGCCAGCCACTATCCTGCTATTGATGTTTTACGCTCAGCCAGTCGCGTGATGGATCGGGTTATCAGTCAAAAACATCAACAACAAGCACAACAGCTAAGAAAATGGTTAGCCAAATACGAAGAAATAGAATTATTGCTACAAATTGGTGAATATCAGCCAGGCAATGATCCATTGGCCGATGAAGCGATCAAACGTTATCCACAAATTCAAAGCTGGCTTTGTCAATCTACTGATGAAAAAAGTTGCTATGAGCAAACCCTGAACCAATTAGATGTAATCAATCAATGA
- the sctO gene encoding type III secretion system stalk subunit SctO: MTKQQLDMLYHNHKEREEKFFQAHQQKAISAAQWHHWQAQRQYFQWQKDNLIKDIALHTDKVNQLESQLIKLRKKLNFCIQQTEKFTQLTQQEKYAVEHLNEQREEQEQEEFVRLSIGK; encoded by the coding sequence ATAACTAAGCAACAATTAGATATGCTGTACCACAACCATAAAGAGCGGGAAGAAAAATTTTTTCAAGCACATCAGCAAAAGGCTATTTCTGCCGCCCAATGGCACCACTGGCAAGCACAACGACAATACTTTCAATGGCAAAAAGACAACTTAATTAAAGATATTGCATTACATACCGATAAAGTTAATCAATTAGAAAGCCAACTTATCAAATTAAGAAAAAAACTCAATTTTTGTATACAGCAAACAGAAAAATTTACTCAACTGACACAACAAGAAAAATATGCTGTTGAGCATTTAAATGAACAACGAGAAGAACAAGAACAGGAAGAGTTTGTTAGGTTATCTATAGGGAAATAA